The following are encoded together in the bacterium genome:
- a CDS encoding YajQ family cyclic di-GMP-binding protein: MPSFDVVSQVDLQEVDNAVNQARKEVAQRYDFKGSDTEIAHEGTEIRITSSDEYKVKAVVEVLQGKAAKRQIPLKAFVYGAIEAAAGGRARQTVTVQQGIAIEKARLIVKAIKDSKLKVQAQIQGEQVRVSGKARDDLQRAMHVLKQQDIDLPLQFTNFRD, encoded by the coding sequence ATGCCGTCGTTCGACGTGGTCTCGCAGGTTGACCTGCAGGAGGTCGACAACGCGGTCAACCAGGCGCGCAAGGAAGTCGCGCAGCGGTATGACTTCAAGGGCAGCGACACCGAGATCGCGCACGAGGGGACCGAGATCCGCATCACCTCGTCGGACGAGTACAAGGTGAAGGCCGTGGTCGAGGTCCTGCAGGGCAAAGCGGCGAAGCGCCAGATCCCGCTGAAGGCCTTCGTCTACGGCGCGATCGAAGCCGCGGCCGGTGGGCGGGCCCGGCAGACCGTCACCGTGCAGCAGGGCATCGCCATCGAGAAGGCGCGCCTGATCGTCAAGGCGATCAAGGATTCCAAGCTCAAGGTACAGGCGCAGATCCAGGGCGAGCAGGTGCGGGTCTCGGGCAAGGCGCGCGACGATCTGCAGCGGGCGATGCACGTGCTGAAGCAGCAGGACATCGACCTGCCATTGCAGTTCACCAACTTCCGGGACTAG
- a CDS encoding M28 family peptidase — translation MKALVRGLSVFCGLAVSGTAVAASALDVGIPAQAGVIKPGKLAKLVAKDQADFALPSPGGAGDPTLGGATLTFFDTGAPGAGAASFALGAAGWSGLGNPAGSKGYKYKGAADGAGPCSVVLIKSTVIKAVCKGAAVSVTPPLAATLAVNLAIPAGTVAAVRYCAALGGSDARNDAGGLKRKDAPAPGQCAEPPGGFTGFRADDVYTLADDALAGRNNNTAGSAVAQSYLIGELQAIGAGGLNVGQLGDEAYKQHYVLSGQTGTNILAIIPGSDVPNEYVVVGAHYDHLASCRAVNVGDTVCNGATDNAAGAAAVLGIARGIAALPVAPRRSVIIALWDTEEDGLLGSQYYTNNPLVPLAATVGYINFDIQGANLLPSLRDFTFAVGAETGIGLGAIVAQAAGDVGLSGERQLSFIFGQGRSDYVNFVVKNVPTVFYSDSTGPCYHTNADEPSVVDFGKLEKQTRRGYDVAIELANTANPPVFTTPGVPLLATYGDAVILDEVLTAGLADLALFAPADQTALSNAQAAIHAIAVAGAGSFNAGSVGILLSNTVNVIDILTRTTCDGFLAP, via the coding sequence ATGAAGGCACTGGTTCGCGGCCTGTCGGTGTTCTGTGGCCTCGCGGTGAGCGGTACCGCGGTCGCCGCTTCGGCTCTCGATGTTGGCATTCCGGCTCAGGCCGGCGTCATCAAGCCCGGCAAGCTGGCGAAGCTGGTGGCCAAGGATCAGGCCGACTTCGCGCTGCCGTCGCCGGGAGGCGCCGGGGATCCGACGCTGGGCGGCGCCACGCTGACGTTCTTCGACACCGGCGCGCCCGGCGCCGGTGCGGCGAGCTTCGCGCTCGGCGCCGCCGGGTGGAGTGGTCTCGGCAATCCCGCGGGCAGCAAGGGCTACAAGTACAAGGGGGCGGCGGACGGCGCTGGCCCCTGCAGCGTCGTGCTGATCAAGAGCACGGTGATCAAGGCGGTGTGCAAGGGGGCGGCAGTGTCCGTGACCCCGCCTTTGGCGGCGACGCTCGCGGTCAATCTGGCGATCCCCGCCGGCACGGTCGCCGCCGTGCGCTACTGCGCCGCGCTCGGCGGCAGCGACGCGCGGAACGATGCCGGCGGTCTGAAACGGAAGGATGCGCCGGCGCCGGGGCAGTGCGCGGAGCCGCCGGGTGGCTTCACCGGCTTCCGGGCCGACGACGTCTACACGCTCGCCGACGACGCGCTCGCCGGCCGCAACAACAACACCGCGGGATCGGCGGTGGCGCAGAGCTACCTGATCGGCGAGCTGCAGGCGATCGGCGCCGGCGGCCTCAACGTCGGCCAGCTTGGTGACGAAGCGTACAAGCAGCACTACGTGCTCAGTGGCCAGACCGGCACCAACATCCTCGCCATCATTCCGGGCAGTGATGTGCCCAACGAGTACGTCGTCGTCGGCGCGCACTACGACCATCTCGCGAGCTGCCGCGCCGTGAACGTCGGCGACACGGTGTGCAACGGCGCGACCGACAACGCGGCCGGCGCCGCCGCCGTGCTCGGCATCGCGCGCGGCATCGCCGCGCTGCCGGTGGCGCCGCGCCGGTCGGTGATCATCGCCCTGTGGGACACCGAAGAGGACGGCCTGCTCGGTTCGCAGTACTACACCAACAATCCGCTGGTGCCGCTGGCGGCCACGGTGGGCTACATCAACTTCGACATCCAGGGCGCCAACCTGTTGCCCAGCCTGCGCGATTTCACCTTCGCCGTCGGCGCCGAGACCGGCATCGGCCTGGGCGCGATCGTCGCTCAGGCGGCGGGCGACGTCGGGCTGTCGGGCGAGCGGCAGCTCAGCTTCATCTTCGGCCAGGGGCGCAGCGACTACGTCAACTTCGTCGTCAAGAACGTGCCGACCGTCTTCTACAGCGACTCCACGGGGCCCTGTTACCACACCAACGCCGACGAGCCCTCGGTCGTCGATTTCGGCAAACTGGAGAAGCAGACGCGACGCGGCTACGACGTCGCCATCGAGCTGGCCAACACCGCCAACCCACCGGTGTTCACGACCCCCGGCGTGCCGCTGCTGGCGACCTACGGCGATGCCGTGATCCTCGACGAGGTCCTGACCGCCGGCCTGGCCGACCTGGCGCTGTTCGCTCCGGCCGACCAGACAGCGCTGAGCAACGCCCAGGCGGCGATCCACGCCATTGCCGTCGCCGGTGCCGGCAGTTTCAACGCCGGCTCCGTGGGCATCCTCCTTTCCAACACGGTCAACGTCATCGACATTCTGACCCGCACCACCTGCGACGGTTTCCTGGCGCCATGA
- a CDS encoding NAD(P)/FAD-dependent oxidoreductase, whose translation MSQADRTRIVVLGGGFGGIYAVMELERLLGRDPSIEITLVNQDNFFVFTPMLHEVAASDLDLTHIVNPIRKLLRRATFFHGEALEVDLASRAVTVTHGVEGSHPHRLEYDHLVLALGSVTNFFGTPGVADRAFTMKTLGDAIALRNRIIDSLEEGDFECCPNIRRRMMTFVVAGGGFAGTETVAAVHDFMLEALSHYPNLTPADVRVALVHPGAVILPELSEKLGRYAQRKLAARGIELHLETKVQAFSADGVTLSDGTLIPTANLIWTAGTAPNPLLADLDCAKERGRLVVDEFLQVPERPGVWALGDCAHVPDRATGGACPPTAQHASRQGTLVARNIAAAVRGRRPRPFAFRTLGQLAAIGRRTGVANILGVSFSGFVAWWLWRTIYLLKLPRFERKVRVALDWTLDLLFTKDLVQCPTTRARAAADPADVAPLPARAVS comes from the coding sequence ATGAGCCAAGCGGATCGCACGCGCATCGTCGTCCTCGGCGGAGGTTTCGGCGGGATCTACGCGGTGATGGAGCTCGAACGGCTCCTCGGCCGCGACCCGTCGATCGAGATCACCCTCGTCAATCAGGACAATTTCTTCGTCTTCACGCCGATGCTGCACGAGGTCGCGGCGTCGGACCTCGACCTCACCCACATCGTCAATCCCATCCGCAAGCTGTTGCGGCGAGCCACCTTCTTCCATGGCGAAGCCCTCGAGGTCGACCTCGCGAGCCGGGCGGTGACGGTCACCCACGGGGTCGAGGGCAGTCACCCGCACCGTCTCGAGTACGATCACCTGGTGCTGGCCCTGGGGTCGGTGACCAATTTCTTCGGCACGCCCGGCGTGGCGGATCGCGCCTTCACGATGAAGACGCTCGGCGACGCCATCGCGCTGCGCAATCGCATCATCGACAGCCTCGAGGAGGGCGATTTCGAGTGCTGCCCGAACATCCGCCGGCGCATGATGACCTTCGTCGTCGCCGGCGGCGGCTTTGCCGGCACCGAGACCGTGGCCGCCGTCCACGATTTCATGCTCGAGGCGCTGTCGCACTATCCGAACCTGACCCCGGCCGACGTGCGCGTCGCGCTCGTCCATCCCGGCGCGGTGATCCTGCCCGAGTTGAGCGAGAAGCTCGGCCGCTACGCCCAGCGCAAGCTCGCCGCCCGCGGCATCGAGCTGCACCTCGAAACCAAGGTGCAGGCCTTCTCGGCCGACGGCGTCACGCTCTCGGACGGCACGTTGATCCCGACCGCCAATCTGATCTGGACCGCCGGCACGGCGCCCAACCCGCTGCTCGCCGATCTCGACTGCGCCAAGGAGCGTGGCCGTCTCGTGGTCGACGAGTTTCTCCAGGTGCCGGAGCGGCCTGGCGTCTGGGCGCTCGGCGATTGCGCGCACGTGCCCGACCGCGCCACCGGCGGCGCCTGCCCTCCCACCGCTCAGCACGCCAGCCGCCAGGGCACGCTGGTGGCGCGCAACATCGCCGCCGCCGTGCGCGGTCGCCGGCCGCGGCCCTTCGCCTTCCGGACCCTGGGTCAACTGGCGGCGATCGGCCGCCGCACCGGCGTCGCCAACATCCTCGGCGTGAGCTTCTCCGGCTTCGTCGCCTGGTGGCTGTGGCGCACCATCTACCTGCTGAAGCTGCCTCGCTTCGAGCGCAAGGTGCGCGTCGCGCTCGACTGGACCCTGGACCTGCTGTTCACCAAGGACCTGGTTCAGTGTCCGACCACACGGGCGCGCGCCGCCGCCGATCCGGCAGACGTCGCCCCCCTACCGGCGCGCGCCGTGTCGTGA
- the lolA gene encoding outer membrane lipoprotein chaperone LolA, whose translation MPMRPYASSAFPLIRVAVSAMLALCLWATRVSASDVVDRVQARYDATKDFTAAVQQELVMASGGKTMKASGSVAFKRPGKMRWTLRDGVSQVIVADGRTLWFYEPDEQQVLKAPFQNAFRSSTPISFLTGVGKLRDDFDVTVEASGAGPLRLRLKPRGDADLGTLILTVDPHTYDITGAEVTDPIGNVTKLQFSDLRRNVGLADEAFQFEAPPGVDVVEAPIGN comes from the coding sequence ATGCCAATGCGACCGTACGCGAGCAGCGCCTTTCCGCTGATCCGCGTCGCCGTGTCGGCGATGCTCGCTCTCTGTCTGTGGGCGACGCGCGTGTCGGCCAGCGACGTCGTCGACAGGGTGCAGGCGCGCTACGACGCGACGAAGGACTTCACCGCCGCCGTGCAGCAGGAGTTGGTGATGGCGAGCGGCGGCAAGACGATGAAGGCGAGCGGCTCGGTCGCCTTCAAGAGACCGGGCAAGATGCGCTGGACGTTGCGCGACGGGGTGTCGCAGGTGATCGTCGCCGACGGCAGGACGTTGTGGTTCTACGAGCCCGACGAGCAGCAGGTGCTGAAGGCGCCGTTCCAGAACGCCTTTCGTTCGTCGACGCCGATCTCCTTCCTCACCGGCGTCGGCAAGCTGCGCGATGACTTCGACGTCACCGTCGAGGCGAGCGGCGCGGGTCCGCTGCGCCTGCGGCTGAAGCCGCGCGGCGACGCCGACCTCGGCACGCTGATCCTGACCGTCGACCCGCACACCTATGACATCACCGGTGCCGAGGTCACCGATCCGATCGGCAACGTCACCAAGCTCCAGTTCTCGGATCTGCGACGCAACGTCGGGCTCGCCGACGAGGCGTTCCAGTTCGAGGCGCCACCGGGAGTGGACGTGGTCGAGGCGCCGATCGGCAACTAG
- a CDS encoding DUF1134 domain-containing protein: protein MWRFAVGLVALIAVAPAMSRGADTAGKADATIELEEGSGGVGIGYTWGRGTLHFQGKAYPITISGFSAGELGGTKIQAHGDVYHLKHLSDFNGTYTSSDAGATFGGGFDVEAMRNGNGVEIKMVSTTEGADLKAAVSGVTFTLVK from the coding sequence ATGTGGCGATTCGCAGTCGGATTGGTGGCGTTGATCGCGGTGGCGCCGGCGATGTCGCGCGGTGCCGACACGGCCGGCAAGGCGGACGCGACCATCGAGCTGGAGGAAGGCTCGGGCGGCGTCGGCATCGGCTACACGTGGGGCAGGGGCACGCTCCACTTCCAGGGGAAGGCGTACCCGATCACCATCAGCGGCTTCAGCGCCGGCGAGCTCGGCGGCACCAAGATCCAGGCGCACGGCGATGTCTATCATCTGAAGCATCTGAGCGACTTCAACGGCACCTACACCAGCAGCGATGCCGGCGCGACGTTCGGCGGCGGCTTCGACGTCGAGGCGATGCGCAACGGCAATGGCGTCGAGATCAAGATGGTGTCCACCACCGAGGGAGCCGATCTGAAGGCCGCCGTGTCGGGGGTGACCTTCACCCTCGTGAAGTGA